A genomic segment from Juglans regia cultivar Chandler chromosome 14, Walnut 2.0, whole genome shotgun sequence encodes:
- the LOC108980177 gene encoding uncharacterized protein LOC108980177 isoform X2 has translation MQAGEIVWTRVLFPQKWWPGLVLRADALGVLVSFFDLQPPRYFFKPEVRPFEDNFRSLSCSTSDALLDRALRLFGRRTLWSLTCPCWRRKKNSRDCFQAAAAAATSFQAVGVLGFVRSRAVSPWIEEADFVDAVRVLAQIQAFRGYSSGNQRLRYKRNCQRGSEDENSVETDNLEVQGESQLFFVEVEKILAAGVAKTPNSGLPVVKESFNERHHDSMSQARIKQWKAHAANEMLVNLHCLAVDPCYLVGKHLKTLEQNVLRSRSLSFQNTPDFCLRKFLQPKSIEAQSSHRLDINSPTRIKQLKAQSVDEMLINLCSLALDPCCLAGKFLKTLEQNVLKFRSLSFQNTLAKCSQPKGIEAQFSHPGSTNPEMSVKVDRKQSCVENFSSSVSCTDTSVNFLGIKRKLQQPSASLRSFKVHKTKPFFSGTGTSASLHINKTGGKANSLDASISAPLSGPSFKLQMAMSAFQLNGSGAYLKRKHNDFDIDRFNAPFPVPPIKELGKCLCNWEYNRVHYEDVGVDSNLRSLQPLATQSLSKHVIGTHANSTEVDSGLAAKKCPLQSGLIVDIIKKLPGDGAISNRSNECSSINLSLGDSFKELYRPVISISSFGSQRGRQLEALAASTSLHMKFPRLFKLPSKEELVKVFSPFGPVDTLKTRISSWTGAAQVVFSHPTDAVAAYQYAKEKITLFGKANIRLWLDPLEHRRRGTKFSVPSPSMTGKPVNQKSCPPVSSTSSIKSQRGEKLEAPTSATASTLHMKFPTDFKLPSKEELLKKFSPFHAVDSQRTKVFFYTGAAQVVFSDPTDAVAAYQCAKKKVLFGDTNIRFWLDSLEQRRRGTMFSAPSPSMTGEPVNPKSCPPVSSTSSFKSQGGEQLEELAPGTASTALHMKFSKNSKPPSKQELIKKFSPFGTIDSTKTKVYSCTGAAQVVFLNPTDAVAAYQYAKKKRVLSSEANVRFWVDAMGHRKRGTKVPVSPPELTGKPVNLKSCLKKSSSLEHRNKKKP, from the exons ATGCAGGCCGGAGAGATTGTGTGGACAAGAGTTTTGTTTCCTCAAAAATGGTGGCCCGGCCTAGTTCTGCGAGCCGACGCTCTTGGCGTTCTCGTCTCCTTCTTCGACCTTCAACCCCCTCGCTACTTCTTCAAACCCGAGGTCCGTCCCTTCGAGGACAACTTCCGGTCGCTGAGTTGCAGCACGTCCGATGCTCTGCTCGATCGGGCCTTGAGGTTGTTCGGTCGGAGGACTCTTTGGAGCCTTACATGTCCTTGctggaggagaaaaaaaaactcgagGGATTGTTTTCAGGCGGCTGCAGCAGCGGCGACGTCGTTTCAGGCGGTTGGGGTGTTGGGATTTGTTCGGAGTAGGGCTGTTTCACCCTGGATTGAGGAGGCAGACTTTGTTGATGCAGTTAGAGTGCTCGCCCAAATTCAGGCCTTTCGTGGGTATAGTTCAGGCAATCAGAGATTAAGGTACAAGCGAAACTGCCAAAGAG GTAGTGAGGACGAGAATTCAGTTGAAACAGATAATTTAGAAGTGCAAGGTGAATCTCAGCTTTTCTTTGTGGAAGTGGAAAAGATTCTGGCAGCTGGTGTGGCAAAGACACCAAACTCAGGACTTCCGGTTGTGAAAGAATCTTTTAATGAGCGCCATCATGACAGTATGTCACAGGCTCGAATCAAGCAATGGAAGGCACATGCAGCTAATGAGATGCTGGTAAACTTGCATTGTCTTGCCGTAGATCCATGTTATCTCGTAGGGAAGCACTTGAAAACGCTGGAGCAGAATGTTTTGAGGTCCAGAAGCTTGTCATTCCAGAACACCCCTGACTTCTGTTTGAGAAAATTCTTGCAACCTAAAAGCATTGAAGCCCAATCTTCTCATCGACTTGACATTAATTCACCTACTCGAATCAAGCAGCTGAAGGCACAATCAGTTGATGAGATGCTGATAAACTTGTGCAGTCTTGCTCTAGATCCATGCTGTCTAGCTGGGAAATTCCTGAAAACGTTGGAGCAGAATGTTTTGAAGTTCAGAAGTTTATCATTCCAGAACACTCTTGCAAAATGCTCGCAACCTAAAGGCATTGAAGCCCAGTTTTCTCATCCTGGGTCTACCAATCCTGAGATGAGTGTGAAAGTTGATAGAAAACAAAGTTGTGTAGAAAATTTTTCCTCTTCTGTATCTTGCACAGACACTTCTGTTAACTTTCTGGGGATAAAGAGGAAGCTTCAGCAGCCATCTGCTTCTCTTCGTTCTtttaaagtacacaaaactaaGCCTTTTTTTTCAGGCACTGGGACTAGTGCTTCTCTGCATATAAATAAAACTGGCGGTAAGGCAAACTCACTTGATGCTTCCATTTCAGCTCCCTTATCTGGTCCTTCTTTCAAGTTGCAGATGGCTATGTCTGCATTCCAATTAAATGGCAGTGGtgcttatttgaaaagaaagcaTAATGATTTTGACATAGATCGGTTTAATGCTCCCTTTCCAGTTCCTCCAATAAAG GAACTTGGGAAATGTTTATGTAATTGGGAATATAACCGGGTTCATTATGAGGATGTCGGAGTGGATAGCAATTTGAGATCACTTCAACCGCTTGCAACTCAATCATTGTCTAAACATGTGATTGGTACTCATGCTAATTCTACTGAGGTTGATTCTGGATTAGCAGCCAAAAAATGCCCATTGCAATCTGGTCTTATCGttgatataattaaaaaattgccCGGTGATGGTGCCATATCCAATAGATCGAATGAATGTTCCAGCATTAATTTGTCTCTTGGTGACAGCTTCAAGGAGCTCTATCGACCTGTTATTTCTATTTCATCATTCGGATCACAAAGGGGTCGGCAGTTGGAAGCACTTGCCGCTTCTACATCTTTGCATATGAAGTTTCCTAGGCTTTTTAAGCTGCCGTCAAAGGAGGAGTTGGTAAAAGTATTTAGTCCATTTGGCCCTGTAGATACCCTGAAGACAAGAATCTCTTCTTGGACAGGTGCTGCCCAGGTCGTTTTCTCACACCCAACTGACGCAGTGGCTGCTTACCAATATGCCAAGGAAAAAATAACGTTATTTGGTAAGGCAAATATCCGGTTATGGCTTGACCCACTGGAACACAGAAGAAGAGGAACCAAGTTTTCAGTTCCTTCTCCGTCGATGACAGGGAAACCGGTGAATCAGAAGTCATGTCCACCTGTTAGTTCTACGTCCTCAATCAAGTCTCAAAGAGGTGAGAAATTGGAAGCACCTACCTCCGCTACTGCTTCCACATTGCATATGAAGTTTCCCACAGACTTCAAGCTCCCATCAAAGGAGGAGCTGTTAAAGAAATTTAGTCCATTTCACGCAGTTGACTCCCAGAGGACAAAAGTCTTTTTTTATACAGGTGCTGCCCAGGTGGTTTTCTCAGACCCAACTGATGCAGTAGCTGCTTACCAATGTGCCAAGAAAAAGGTTTTATTTGGTGATACAAATATCCGGTTTTGGCTTGACTCGCTGGAACAAAGGAGAAGAGGGACCATGTTTTCAGCTCCCTCTCCATCGATGACAGGGGAACCAGTGAATCCGAAGTCATGTCCACCTGTTAGTTCTACTTCCTCATTCAAGTCTCAAGGGGGTGAGCAATTGGAAGAACTTGCCCCTGGTACTGCTTCCACAGCTTTGCATATGAAGTTTTCCAAGAATTCCAAGCCGCCATCGAAGCAGGAGCTGATAAAGAAATTTAGTCCATTTGGGACAATAGACTCCACGAAGACCAAAGTCTATTCTTGCACGGGTGCTGCCCAGGTAGTTTTCCTAAACCCAACAGATGCGGTAGCTGCTTACCAATATGCTAAGAAAAAGAGGGTTTTATCTAGTGAGGCGAATGTCCGGTTTTGGGTTGATGCAATGGGGCACAGGAAAAGAGGAACCAAAGTTCCGGTTTCCCCACCTGAGCTGACTGGGAAACCGGTGAATCTGAAATCATGTCTAAAAAAATCTAGCTCCCTTGAACACAGGAACAAGAAAAAACCTTAA
- the LOC108980175 gene encoding DAR GTPase 2, mitochondrial, which translates to MATATLVRRMGTAVKQAAKKGPSGGGWYDPHMAAASRAIAERIPLVDLVLEVRDARIPLSSEYEQLRDYTSSSRRIVVMNKMDLANRSQIKEWMGYFGQQNCISYAVNSHNKQNIKEFLNFLQARVRELKKTNPYSYTTTIMLVGIPNVGKSALANALHQIGRISAAEKGKLKHAIVSPHPGETKDISSLKIGSHPNVYVLDTPSVLPPEILDDEVCSKLALTGSIRDCLVGEREIAQYFLAILNLSDEYKKWEKLTVNKDDRTFLDPKAECLSSPQLGKKQKRQYPTDHTQDFIVHDVRRTLFESISSFHGNMEDEKNLSRLIETQFTSLLEAFRIPTEVGEEAQNKVAAKLLDLYRTGRLGHYTLDAIPRHTQWPF; encoded by the exons ATGGCAACGGCTACTCTGGTAAGGCGAATGGGCACAGCCGTAAAGCAAGCAGCCAAGAAAGGGCCAAGTGGTGGAGGATGGTACGACCCTCACATGGCCGCGGCCTCTCGTGCTATCGCTGAACGGATTCCACTTGTTGATCTTGTTCTTGAAGTCAGAGATGCCAGG ATTCCATTATCATCAGAATATGAGCAATTGAGAGACTACACATCTTCATCAAGGAGGATCGTAGTGATGAACAAGATGGACCTTGCAAATCGGTCTCAAATTAAG GAGTGGATGGGGTACTTCGGGCAACAAAACTGCATTTCTTATGCAGTCAATTCACATAATAAACAGAATATAAAGGAG ttcttaaattttttacaagCCCGGGTCAgagaattaaagaaaacaaatcctTATAGTTATACCACGACAATAATGCTTGTTGGGATTCCAAATGTTGGTAAGTCGGCCCTTGCCAACGCTTTACATCAAATTGGGAGGATTAGTGCCGCAG AGAAAGGAAAGTTGAAGCATGCGATAGTGAGTCCACATCCAGGCGAGACGAAAGATATCAGCAGCTTGAAG ATTGGTAGCCATCCCAATGTTTATGTGTTGGACACCCCAAGTGTTTTGCCTCCTGAAATTCTGGACGATGAGGTTTGCTCCAAGTTAGCTTTAACAG GATCAATCAGAGATTGCTTAGTGGGAGAAAGGGAAATTGCTCAATATTTTCTGGCTATTCTCAACTTAAGTGATGAATACAAGAAATGGGAAAAGTTGACTGTGAATAAAGATGACAGAACATTCTTAGACCCCAAAGCAGAGTGTTTAAGCAGCCCTCAGTTGGGTAAGAAACAGAAAAGGCAGTACCCCACAGATCACACACAG GATTTCATCGTGCATGATGTTCGTCGAACTCTCTTTGAGTCAATTTCATCTTTCCATGGTAATATGGAAGATGAAAAGAATCTTTCAAGGCTTATTGAGACCCAGTTCACTTCATTGCTTGAAGCTTTTCGAATTCCCACGGAAGTTGGTGAAGAAGCTCAAAACAAAGTTGCAGCCAAGTTACTGGATCTATATCGTACTGGGCGCCTAGGACATTATACTTTAGATGCCATTCCCCGGCACACCCAATGGCCCTTTTAG
- the LOC108980177 gene encoding uncharacterized protein LOC108980177 isoform X1 has protein sequence MQAGEIVWTRVLFPQKWWPGLVLRADALGVLVSFFDLQPPRYFFKPEVRPFEDNFRSLSCSTSDALLDRALRLFGRRTLWSLTCPCWRRKKNSRDCFQAAAAAATSFQAVGVLGFVRSRAVSPWIEEADFVDAVRVLAQIQAFRGYSSGNQRLRYKRNCQRGSEDENSVETDNLEVQGESQLFFVEVEKILAAGVAKTPNSGLPVVKESFNERHHDSMSQARIKQWKAHAANEMLVNLHCLAVDPCYLVGKHLKTLEQNVLRSRSLSFQNTPDFCLRKFLQPKSIEAQSSHRLDINSPTRIKQLKAQSVDEMLINLCSLALDPCCLAGKFLKTLEQNVLKFRSLSFQNTLAKCSQPKGIEAQFSHPGSTNPEMSVKVDRKQSCVENFSSSVSCTDTSVNFLGIKRKLQQPSASLRSFKVHKTKPFFSGTGTSASLHINKTGGKANSLDASISAPLSGPSFKLQMAMSAFQLNGSGAYLKRKHNDFDIDRFNAPFPVPPIKVKIKHHSASSPQSFTYLCNSSFVELVLDMFSISLSEQASHHDDNVEIDTKPCISCVERQELGKCLCNWEYNRVHYEDVGVDSNLRSLQPLATQSLSKHVIGTHANSTEVDSGLAAKKCPLQSGLIVDIIKKLPGDGAISNRSNECSSINLSLGDSFKELYRPVISISSFGSQRGRQLEALAASTSLHMKFPRLFKLPSKEELVKVFSPFGPVDTLKTRISSWTGAAQVVFSHPTDAVAAYQYAKEKITLFGKANIRLWLDPLEHRRRGTKFSVPSPSMTGKPVNQKSCPPVSSTSSIKSQRGEKLEAPTSATASTLHMKFPTDFKLPSKEELLKKFSPFHAVDSQRTKVFFYTGAAQVVFSDPTDAVAAYQCAKKKVLFGDTNIRFWLDSLEQRRRGTMFSAPSPSMTGEPVNPKSCPPVSSTSSFKSQGGEQLEELAPGTASTALHMKFSKNSKPPSKQELIKKFSPFGTIDSTKTKVYSCTGAAQVVFLNPTDAVAAYQYAKKKRVLSSEANVRFWVDAMGHRKRGTKVPVSPPELTGKPVNLKSCLKKSSSLEHRNKKKP, from the exons ATGCAGGCCGGAGAGATTGTGTGGACAAGAGTTTTGTTTCCTCAAAAATGGTGGCCCGGCCTAGTTCTGCGAGCCGACGCTCTTGGCGTTCTCGTCTCCTTCTTCGACCTTCAACCCCCTCGCTACTTCTTCAAACCCGAGGTCCGTCCCTTCGAGGACAACTTCCGGTCGCTGAGTTGCAGCACGTCCGATGCTCTGCTCGATCGGGCCTTGAGGTTGTTCGGTCGGAGGACTCTTTGGAGCCTTACATGTCCTTGctggaggagaaaaaaaaactcgagGGATTGTTTTCAGGCGGCTGCAGCAGCGGCGACGTCGTTTCAGGCGGTTGGGGTGTTGGGATTTGTTCGGAGTAGGGCTGTTTCACCCTGGATTGAGGAGGCAGACTTTGTTGATGCAGTTAGAGTGCTCGCCCAAATTCAGGCCTTTCGTGGGTATAGTTCAGGCAATCAGAGATTAAGGTACAAGCGAAACTGCCAAAGAG GTAGTGAGGACGAGAATTCAGTTGAAACAGATAATTTAGAAGTGCAAGGTGAATCTCAGCTTTTCTTTGTGGAAGTGGAAAAGATTCTGGCAGCTGGTGTGGCAAAGACACCAAACTCAGGACTTCCGGTTGTGAAAGAATCTTTTAATGAGCGCCATCATGACAGTATGTCACAGGCTCGAATCAAGCAATGGAAGGCACATGCAGCTAATGAGATGCTGGTAAACTTGCATTGTCTTGCCGTAGATCCATGTTATCTCGTAGGGAAGCACTTGAAAACGCTGGAGCAGAATGTTTTGAGGTCCAGAAGCTTGTCATTCCAGAACACCCCTGACTTCTGTTTGAGAAAATTCTTGCAACCTAAAAGCATTGAAGCCCAATCTTCTCATCGACTTGACATTAATTCACCTACTCGAATCAAGCAGCTGAAGGCACAATCAGTTGATGAGATGCTGATAAACTTGTGCAGTCTTGCTCTAGATCCATGCTGTCTAGCTGGGAAATTCCTGAAAACGTTGGAGCAGAATGTTTTGAAGTTCAGAAGTTTATCATTCCAGAACACTCTTGCAAAATGCTCGCAACCTAAAGGCATTGAAGCCCAGTTTTCTCATCCTGGGTCTACCAATCCTGAGATGAGTGTGAAAGTTGATAGAAAACAAAGTTGTGTAGAAAATTTTTCCTCTTCTGTATCTTGCACAGACACTTCTGTTAACTTTCTGGGGATAAAGAGGAAGCTTCAGCAGCCATCTGCTTCTCTTCGTTCTtttaaagtacacaaaactaaGCCTTTTTTTTCAGGCACTGGGACTAGTGCTTCTCTGCATATAAATAAAACTGGCGGTAAGGCAAACTCACTTGATGCTTCCATTTCAGCTCCCTTATCTGGTCCTTCTTTCAAGTTGCAGATGGCTATGTCTGCATTCCAATTAAATGGCAGTGGtgcttatttgaaaagaaagcaTAATGATTTTGACATAGATCGGTTTAATGCTCCCTTTCCAGTTCCTCCAATAAAGGTAAAAATCAAACACCACTCTGCCTCCAGTCCTCAGAGCTTTACCTATTTATGCAATAGTAGCTTTGTGGAGTTGGTTCTGGACATGTTCAGCATCTCCCTTTCAGAACAAGCATCTCATCATGATGATAATGTTGAAATCGATACTAAACCCTGCATATCTTGTGTTGAAAGACAGGAACTTGGGAAATGTTTATGTAATTGGGAATATAACCGGGTTCATTATGAGGATGTCGGAGTGGATAGCAATTTGAGATCACTTCAACCGCTTGCAACTCAATCATTGTCTAAACATGTGATTGGTACTCATGCTAATTCTACTGAGGTTGATTCTGGATTAGCAGCCAAAAAATGCCCATTGCAATCTGGTCTTATCGttgatataattaaaaaattgccCGGTGATGGTGCCATATCCAATAGATCGAATGAATGTTCCAGCATTAATTTGTCTCTTGGTGACAGCTTCAAGGAGCTCTATCGACCTGTTATTTCTATTTCATCATTCGGATCACAAAGGGGTCGGCAGTTGGAAGCACTTGCCGCTTCTACATCTTTGCATATGAAGTTTCCTAGGCTTTTTAAGCTGCCGTCAAAGGAGGAGTTGGTAAAAGTATTTAGTCCATTTGGCCCTGTAGATACCCTGAAGACAAGAATCTCTTCTTGGACAGGTGCTGCCCAGGTCGTTTTCTCACACCCAACTGACGCAGTGGCTGCTTACCAATATGCCAAGGAAAAAATAACGTTATTTGGTAAGGCAAATATCCGGTTATGGCTTGACCCACTGGAACACAGAAGAAGAGGAACCAAGTTTTCAGTTCCTTCTCCGTCGATGACAGGGAAACCGGTGAATCAGAAGTCATGTCCACCTGTTAGTTCTACGTCCTCAATCAAGTCTCAAAGAGGTGAGAAATTGGAAGCACCTACCTCCGCTACTGCTTCCACATTGCATATGAAGTTTCCCACAGACTTCAAGCTCCCATCAAAGGAGGAGCTGTTAAAGAAATTTAGTCCATTTCACGCAGTTGACTCCCAGAGGACAAAAGTCTTTTTTTATACAGGTGCTGCCCAGGTGGTTTTCTCAGACCCAACTGATGCAGTAGCTGCTTACCAATGTGCCAAGAAAAAGGTTTTATTTGGTGATACAAATATCCGGTTTTGGCTTGACTCGCTGGAACAAAGGAGAAGAGGGACCATGTTTTCAGCTCCCTCTCCATCGATGACAGGGGAACCAGTGAATCCGAAGTCATGTCCACCTGTTAGTTCTACTTCCTCATTCAAGTCTCAAGGGGGTGAGCAATTGGAAGAACTTGCCCCTGGTACTGCTTCCACAGCTTTGCATATGAAGTTTTCCAAGAATTCCAAGCCGCCATCGAAGCAGGAGCTGATAAAGAAATTTAGTCCATTTGGGACAATAGACTCCACGAAGACCAAAGTCTATTCTTGCACGGGTGCTGCCCAGGTAGTTTTCCTAAACCCAACAGATGCGGTAGCTGCTTACCAATATGCTAAGAAAAAGAGGGTTTTATCTAGTGAGGCGAATGTCCGGTTTTGGGTTGATGCAATGGGGCACAGGAAAAGAGGAACCAAAGTTCCGGTTTCCCCACCTGAGCTGACTGGGAAACCGGTGAATCTGAAATCATGTCTAAAAAAATCTAGCTCCCTTGAACACAGGAACAAGAAAAAACCTTAA
- the LOC118344508 gene encoding receptor like protein 21-like, with translation MTGIDLSSNQLTGGIPIEIGELSQLLSLNLSHSSLTGSIPISFQNLTRVENLDLSHNMLRGKIPSELVALTYLSAFSVAYNNLSGRIPFERQFSTFEMRCYDGNPELCGDPLPRKCSRTNQPKEEKDEKESNRIIDHPLFFYAFVTVSYAFGFWAFFGILIIKKNWR, from the coding sequence ATGACTGGAATTGACTTGTCATCAAACCAATTGACAGGTGGCATTCCCATTGAAATTGGAGAATTGTCACAGCTTCTGTCCTTAAACTTGTCGCATAGCTCTCTAACAGGTTCCATTCCAATATCTTTCCAAAACTTGACAAGGGTGGAGAATTTGGATCTTTCTCACAACATGTTGAGGGGTAAAATTCCTTCTGAATTGGTTGCTCTCACTTATCTATCTGCATTCAGCGTTGCCTACAACAATCTTTCAGGACGAATCCCATTTGAGCGGCAATTTTCAACTTTCGAAATGCGATGCTATGACGGTAATCCAGAACTCTGTGGAGACCCCCTGCCAAGAAAATGCTCACGCACAAACCAACCGAAAGAGGAAAAAGACGAAAAAGAAAGCAACAGGATAATTGATCACCCTTTATTCTTCTACGCATTTGTAACAGTATCCTATGCATTCGGGTTTTGGGCTTTCTTTGGGATCcttatcattaaaaagaactGGAGGTAG